The Ignavibacteriales bacterium genome contains the following window.
TCTCAGTTAAAACAATACGTACCGATGATCATCATAATGATTTCTAATTCTATTCCAATATATAAATTAATGCTTATTGATGCAGGTGCGAATCTGGTACTGGATGATTCGGAGGAATTCGAAGAAATCCCACAGGTGCTCACCCGATTGCAATCGGTACCGAAATGAATTTAAAAATGGAAGGGCAAGCAAGCGGAACCAACACCGGGTGGCAAGCCGATGGGGGCTGAAGTTACGTAATAAGGGACGGGAGGTCCCTTATTGCGTTATAATCCTACTCCTTCACTAATCTTATCACATCCAACATTTGATTATGAATAGCGGCATTGCTCGCTAAAAGTTGTTTTCCATATAGATTGAATTTTGTACCGGAAAAATCACTTACCATTCCACCCGATTCATGTAGTATAAGGACACCAGCAGCCATATCCCATGGCTGAAGAGCCACTTCCCAAAATCCATCGAATCTACCGGCTGCAAGATAAGCCAGATCGAGCGCTGCGGAACCTAAGCGTCTTACTGCTTGCGCTTTCATAAGGAAATTTATAAAGTGCTCAACCGCATAGTCGGGATTTTCGATTATGTTGTACGGAAATCCGGTTACAAGAATGCTTCTGCTGATATGATCCACTTGAGAAACATGAATTCGTTTTCCATTCAAAAAAGCTCCTCTTCCTTTTTCGGATGTAAATAATTCATCGGTGTTCGGATCATATATAACACCGGCAATCATTTCCCCCGCGTATTCAACCCCGATGGATACACAGAAGATCGGTAAACCATGCGTGAAGTTTGTTGTCCCGTCTAACGGATCTATTATCCACCTGTATTCCGACGGCTTTCCTTTATCATTCCCGCTCTCTTCTGCTAGAATATCATGTGAAGGATAATGCGACGATATAATTTCTATAATAAGAGCTTCCGATTTTTTATCTATCTCCGTAACAAGATTTCTGTCTTGACCGTATTTTTGTTGAACTGATTTAAATTTTCCGATATTTTGTTTTAAATATTTACCCGCGCTCGTCGCGGCTTCAATCGCTACCTGAAGCATATTATTCTACCTTTTTATCCGTGGTTATTTTAAATTCATTACCGGCTTGACTTTTATTTGACTCTTGTTCATCAAAGAACGAAACCTATCGTGATTATTTTTGTTCACTCTGAATTCGATCGTAATTTTATTTCCGACATAAGTCGTTTTTTCTATCTCAGCAATTTCATGAAGTTTCGCAATTACTCGGTAATTATGATGTTCAAGCGTCAACTTGTATTCTTCGAAATTATCGTGAAGCAATTCGATGATAGCATTCTTCAAACCCGATATGTTTATACCGCGCTGTGCCGATATAAATATTGCGGGTGAATATTCTCTCGCATAATCATTGATAATTGTCCGATCGGGTAACCTATCGATTTTATTGAACACATAAATCATCGGACGATCTGTTATCCCCAAATTGGACAGCGTTTCGTTTACAACCTCAATTTGATCTTTACACTGTGGATGCGATGTATCAATTACATGCAACAAAATATCGGCTTCGATTGTCTCTGCCAAAGTGCTTTTAAAAGAGGCGATAAGATGTGCGGGTAATTTCCTTATGAACCCGACTGTATCTGAGATAAGCACCGAAATTTTCGGTGTCAACTCAACTTTTCGCACAGTCGTATCAAGTGTTGCAAACAGCCGGTCCTCCACGAGAACATCAGCCCCCGATAACAATTTCAATATAGTGGATTTGCCCGCGTTTGTGTATCCTACTAATGCTAACCGCGTATGTTCTTCGCGCCCTTTTCTCTGTACATCTCTTTCATTGGAAATCTCAACCAACTTTTGCTTTAAATGGCT
Protein-coding sequences here:
- a CDS encoding inositol monophosphatase, which codes for MLQVAIEAATSAGKYLKQNIGKFKSVQQKYGQDRNLVTEIDKKSEALIIEIISSHYPSHDILAEESGNDKGKPSEYRWIIDPLDGTTNFTHGLPIFCVSIGVEYAGEMIAGVIYDPNTDELFTSEKGRGAFLNGKRIHVSQVDHISRSILVTGFPYNIIENPDYAVEHFINFLMKAQAVRRLGSAALDLAYLAAGRFDGFWEVALQPWDMAAGVLILHESGGMVSDFSGTKFNLYGKQLLASNAAIHNQMLDVIRLVKE
- the hflX gene encoding GTPase HflX encodes the protein MSLKKLVETKREEKGIVVGIIPKILRRDMVAEHLDELILLADTAGISIVEKITQERERIDSATYIGSGKVLEIGRYVEDNKIDSVIFDDDLSPVQVRNLEKIIKCKILDRSGIILDIFAKRAKTKEAMTQVELAQLQYMLPRLTRQWTHLSKQYGGVGTKGPGETQIETDRRAIRTRISHLKQKLVEISNERDVQRKGREEHTRLALVGYTNAGKSTILKLLSGADVLVEDRLFATLDTTVRKVELTPKISVLISDTVGFIRKLPAHLIASFKSTLAETIEADILLHVIDTSHPQCKDQIEVVNETLSNLGITDRPMIYVFNKIDRLPDRTIINDYAREYSPAIFISAQRGINISGLKNAIIELLHDNFEEYKLTLEHHNYRVIAKLHEIAEIEKTTYVGNKITIEFRVNKNNHDRFRSLMNKSQIKVKPVMNLK